In Candidatus Persebacteraceae bacterium Df01, a genomic segment contains:
- a CDS encoding MFS transporter, whose protein sequence is MLPRKELLCVGVLAGAMFFRMFGVFIILPVAALAAAALPDGSSGWMMGLVVGGYGITQALMQIPTGVMADRWGRKPVLIGALLVFAAGGFVAAAADNVWELIAGRLLQGSGAVAAVAAAWIADITAPERRARAMLVYGAAIALAFTVSLPVAPPLAGWLGSSGLFALAGILGVTSAVAVSLLPPPTAQATNSDKNSAVTAAVWPYAAGAFVAHYVFSSLFLRLPAALNDFFPLAEHWRVYAPALLAAIVIGVPIVIKERRFALPLAAVLLLPGAIMTIDSWLAATIGLTIFFTGFIIMEAQLPARASRTAPAQRRGEAMGVVMTAEFLGLFAGAAISGLITDVAGETTAQWVAALLIFCWFAIISRKKQ, encoded by the coding sequence ATGCTCCCCCGCAAAGAGCTACTGTGTGTTGGCGTTCTCGCTGGTGCAATGTTTTTTCGCATGTTTGGTGTTTTCATCATACTGCCCGTAGCGGCCCTCGCCGCCGCCGCCTTACCTGACGGTAGTAGCGGCTGGATGATGGGTTTGGTGGTTGGCGGTTATGGCATCACTCAAGCACTAATGCAAATTCCCACTGGTGTGATGGCCGATCGTTGGGGGAGAAAACCGGTATTAATAGGCGCGCTACTGGTATTTGCCGCCGGCGGTTTTGTTGCAGCAGCGGCGGACAACGTATGGGAGTTAATTGCCGGTCGTCTATTGCAAGGTAGCGGTGCAGTAGCGGCGGTGGCAGCTGCGTGGATTGCCGACATCACCGCGCCGGAACGGCGCGCGCGGGCCATGCTGGTTTATGGCGCAGCTATTGCGCTGGCTTTTACCGTGTCGTTGCCAGTTGCCCCACCGCTTGCCGGATGGCTCGGCTCTAGCGGACTTTTTGCCTTAGCCGGCATTTTGGGTGTGACATCAGCAGTGGCAGTGTCGTTGTTACCTCCACCAACCGCACAAGCGACGAATTCTGATAAAAATAGCGCCGTTACCGCCGCCGTGTGGCCTTATGCAGCAGGTGCGTTTGTCGCCCACTATGTGTTTTCGTCGCTATTTTTGAGGCTGCCGGCAGCGCTCAATGATTTTTTTCCTCTAGCCGAGCATTGGCGGGTGTATGCGCCGGCATTGCTGGCGGCAATTGTTATCGGTGTCCCTATAGTAATTAAAGAACGTCGATTTGCATTGCCTCTGGCAGCAGTTTTACTATTACCCGGCGCGATAATGACGATAGATAGCTGGCTGGCGGCAACAATTGGTTTGACGATATTTTTCACCGGTTTTATTATTATGGAAGCGCAACTGCCGGCGCGAGCTAGTCGCACCGCACCAGCACAACGACGTGGCGAAGCAATGGGCGTAGTGATGACAGCGGAGTTTTTAGGCTTGTTCGCCGGTGCCGCAATATCAGGATTGATCACCGATGTTGCCGGAGAAACAACGGCACAATGGGTGGCGGCACTATTGATTTTTTGCTGGTTTGCGATAATATCGCGTAAGAAACAGTAA
- the uvrA gene encoding excinuclease ABC subunit UvrA encodes MKKIRVVGARAHNLKNVTVELPRDCMIVVTGVSGSGKSSLAFDTIFAEGQRRYVESLSAYARQFLQVMDKPDMDAIEGLSPTISIDQKSASHNPRSTVGTITEIHDYLRLLYARIGKPHCPRHGIALQAQTTARVVDFLCATLTNKRLAILSPLIIDRRGEHLEIFRDIAAKGFSRVRVDGRIYDLEEIPTLAKTVKHTIEVVVDRLRPDADNQQRLVESVETEARFGDGRLHVLEMEDGGIHTFSTRHACPKCGYAPPELEPKLFSFNNPKSACSQCDGLGTISTFDPALVVENGDLSLAAGAIRGWDRRNPYLFTLMQAVADKYNFDIQMPFNDLSAKVRQIILYGSGKENVPTVYRFKSGESARKNREHRRNKPFEGIIPNMERRWRDTDSYHVREEFARYISARRCDSCKGHRLSPDALAVKIGECGIHEISTMPLNELAAFFDALQLDKTDAAIAERVVREIRERVSFMVNVGLDYLSLARAANTLSGGEAQRIRLASQVGSGLTGVTYVLDEPSIGLHQHDNTRLLQTLMRLRDLKNTVIVVEHDEEAIRAADYLVDMGPLAGVHGGEVVAAGSVEKIIRCKRSLTGQFLSGVRHIALPARRHSPKTELTVRGASGNNLKGGNFTFPLGLLTCVTGVSGSGKSTLVRDILVRVMRRHLHGSGDEPLMHRDITNIKQVEKIVVVDQSPIGRTPRSNPATYTGFFTAIRDLFSGLPLARERGYAVGRFSFNVAGGRCENCEGDGVMRIEMHFLPDVFVTCDVCQGQRYNRETLEVRYRGKNIHDVLDMTVDEGLAFFSNVPSVARRLQTLHDVGLSYIRLGQSATTLSGGEAQRVKLSLELSKRGTGKTLYVLDEPTTGLHFYDVDLLLKTLHRLRDEGNTVVVIEHNLDVVKTADWILDLGPKGGAGGGRLIASGTPEQVADVKESLTGKYLKPMLKTRRKAGKEKIIKKTAGI; translated from the coding sequence ATGAAAAAAATTCGCGTTGTTGGAGCCCGTGCCCATAATCTAAAAAATGTCACCGTTGAGCTGCCGCGCGACTGCATGATTGTCGTTACCGGTGTTTCCGGATCTGGGAAATCTTCGCTGGCTTTTGACACCATTTTTGCTGAAGGACAGAGGCGTTATGTGGAGTCGCTATCGGCTTATGCGCGGCAATTTTTGCAAGTGATGGACAAGCCCGACATGGACGCCATTGAGGGGCTATCGCCTACTATTTCCATTGACCAAAAGAGCGCTTCTCACAACCCTCGTTCAACCGTCGGTACTATAACCGAAATTCATGATTATCTACGTTTGCTGTACGCCCGTATCGGTAAGCCGCACTGTCCACGCCACGGCATTGCTTTGCAAGCTCAAACCACTGCTCGTGTGGTGGATTTTTTGTGCGCTACATTGACAAACAAGCGGCTGGCAATTTTGTCACCACTTATTATTGACCGTCGCGGTGAGCACTTGGAAATCTTTCGCGACATTGCCGCCAAAGGTTTTTCGCGTGTGCGTGTGGATGGTCGTATTTATGACTTAGAAGAAATTCCCACGCTGGCAAAGACTGTCAAGCATACTATTGAGGTTGTAGTGGACCGACTGCGTCCAGACGCTGACAACCAACAACGGTTGGTAGAATCAGTAGAAACCGAGGCGCGTTTCGGTGATGGTCGGTTACATGTTTTGGAAATGGAAGACGGTGGTATTCATACCTTTTCTACCCGCCATGCTTGCCCCAAATGCGGCTATGCACCGCCCGAATTGGAACCTAAACTATTTTCTTTTAACAATCCTAAAAGCGCCTGTTCGCAATGTGATGGACTAGGGACAATCTCTACGTTTGACCCTGCGTTAGTAGTAGAAAACGGCGATTTGTCTCTTGCTGCCGGCGCGATTCGCGGTTGGGATCGCCGCAATCCGTACTTGTTCACTCTGATGCAGGCGGTTGCCGACAAGTACAATTTTGATATACAAATGCCGTTTAACGACTTGTCCGCCAAAGTGCGTCAAATCATACTTTACGGTAGTGGCAAGGAAAATGTGCCCACTGTTTATCGATTCAAAAGTGGCGAGAGTGCCCGCAAAAATCGTGAACATCGACGCAACAAACCTTTTGAGGGAATTATTCCTAACATGGAACGGCGGTGGCGTGATACCGATTCTTATCACGTGCGTGAGGAGTTTGCTCGCTATATTTCCGCTCGTCGTTGTGATTCTTGCAAGGGACACCGTCTGTCACCTGACGCCTTGGCGGTAAAAATCGGCGAGTGTGGCATTCACGAAATTTCGACCATGCCGCTCAATGAACTGGCGGCATTTTTTGACGCGCTGCAGTTAGATAAAACCGACGCTGCTATCGCCGAACGAGTAGTGCGCGAGATTCGTGAGCGCGTGAGTTTCATGGTTAATGTCGGACTGGATTATCTGTCGCTCGCACGTGCTGCCAACACGTTATCCGGCGGCGAGGCACAACGTATTCGGCTGGCCAGCCAAGTAGGTTCAGGGCTCACCGGTGTAACTTATGTGTTGGATGAACCTTCCATTGGCCTACACCAGCACGATAACACTCGTTTACTGCAAACATTGATGCGGTTACGCGATCTTAAAAACACGGTGATTGTCGTAGAGCACGATGAAGAAGCGATTCGCGCGGCGGATTATTTGGTGGACATGGGTCCACTAGCTGGTGTGCATGGTGGTGAGGTTGTTGCCGCTGGTTCGGTAGAAAAAATCATTCGGTGCAAACGATCGCTTACCGGACAATTTTTGAGTGGCGTGCGGCATATTGCTTTGCCCGCGCGCCGGCATTCTCCAAAAACGGAACTCACCGTGCGTGGTGCTAGTGGCAATAATCTCAAAGGTGGAAATTTCACTTTCCCATTGGGACTGTTGACGTGCGTAACCGGCGTTTCCGGTTCTGGTAAATCCACACTGGTGCGCGATATTTTAGTACGTGTTATGCGTAGGCATTTGCACGGCAGCGGCGATGAACCACTTATGCACCGTGACATTACCAATATTAAACAGGTGGAAAAAATTGTGGTGGTAGACCAAAGTCCGATTGGGCGCACGCCGCGTTCTAATCCAGCCACCTACACCGGATTTTTTACAGCCATTCGCGACCTTTTTTCGGGACTGCCGCTGGCGCGTGAGCGTGGCTATGCAGTAGGGCGATTTTCGTTCAATGTTGCTGGCGGGCGCTGTGAAAACTGTGAAGGTGATGGTGTTATGCGTATAGAAATGCATTTTCTCCCCGATGTTTTTGTTACTTGCGATGTTTGTCAGGGACAGCGTTACAACCGCGAAACCTTAGAAGTCCGCTATCGAGGTAAAAACATTCATGACGTGTTAGATATGACGGTGGACGAAGGATTGGCTTTTTTCTCTAATGTGCCATCCGTTGCCCGTCGCTTGCAGACTTTGCATGACGTTGGGCTGAGCTATATCCGGTTGGGTCAGTCGGCAACTACATTGTCCGGCGGTGAGGCACAACGGGTTAAATTATCATTGGAATTGTCTAAGCGAGGCACAGGTAAGACGCTGTACGTATTGGATGAGCCTACTACGGGATTGCATTTTTATGATGTGGATTTACTGCTCAAAACGTTGCATCGCTTGCGCGACGAAGGCAATACCGTGGTGGTGATAGAACACAATTTAGACGTGGTAAAAACCGCTGATTGGATTTTGGATTTGGGTCCTAAAGGCGGTGCTGGCGGCGGTCGATTGATCGCTTCTGGTACGCCAGAACAAGTAGCGGATGTTAAAGAAAGCCTGACCGGAAAATATCTGAAGCCTATGCTCAAAACCCGCCGTAAAGCGGGGAAAGAAAAAATTATTAAAAAAACAGCTGGTATCTAA
- the choW gene encoding choline ABC transporter permease subunit — MAEENTARWLTDYKLPLGDGAKAGVNWLTDNAGTLFDSLAVALEHGIDALLWLLQTPSPLALITLLAILVHLLHRRWLLTLFVVAGMLLIVNQGYWKETTQTLALVLASAFICMAVGVPLGVAAARRPWLYAILRPILDFMQTIPTFVYLIPALILFGLGPVPGLIATVIFAMPAPIRMTHLGVSSTPKILLEVGDAFGCSPWERLVKIEFPHALPQMLAGLTQAIMLSLSMVVIAALVGAGGLGVPILRALNQVNIGKGFESGIIIVIIAIILDRACRLRQPRRNN, encoded by the coding sequence ATGGCCGAAGAAAACACGGCGCGGTGGCTAACCGATTACAAGCTACCGCTGGGAGACGGTGCCAAAGCCGGCGTCAACTGGCTGACTGACAACGCCGGCACGTTATTTGACTCATTAGCCGTTGCTTTGGAGCATGGCATTGACGCGCTCTTGTGGCTACTCCAAACGCCGTCACCGTTAGCATTAATCACTTTGCTTGCGATTCTGGTGCACTTATTACACCGCCGCTGGTTACTAACGCTCTTTGTGGTGGCGGGAATGTTATTAATTGTTAATCAAGGCTATTGGAAAGAAACCACACAAACTCTAGCCTTGGTTTTGGCATCAGCTTTTATTTGCATGGCTGTCGGCGTGCCGCTAGGTGTTGCCGCCGCGCGGAGACCTTGGTTGTATGCAATTTTGCGTCCGATATTAGATTTTATGCAGACTATCCCCACTTTTGTTTACTTAATCCCAGCGCTAATTTTATTTGGTCTGGGACCGGTTCCAGGGCTTATTGCCACAGTAATTTTTGCCATGCCGGCACCGATTCGCATGACACATTTGGGCGTGTCTTCAACACCCAAAATACTGCTAGAAGTCGGCGATGCCTTTGGCTGCTCACCTTGGGAGCGACTCGTCAAAATAGAATTTCCACACGCATTGCCACAAATGTTGGCTGGACTCACGCAAGCAATCATGCTGTCATTGTCCATGGTGGTCATTGCCGCTTTGGTTGGCGCCGGCGGACTGGGAGTGCCCATACTTAGAGCACTCAATCAAGTCAATATCGGCAAAGGTTTTGAAAGCGGTATTATTATCGTCATCATTGCCATCATATTGGACAGGGCATGCCGGTTGCGACAACCGCGGCGCAATAATTAG